GGCTCGCCCACGGCGACCGGCACCGCGCCCGCCGACCCGAAGGACGCGGAGGAGGAGATCCGCGAGAACTGGGTGAAGTTCTTCGACCCCAAGACCTCCGCCGAGGACCGCGTCGAACTCGTGGAGAACGGCGAGCAGATGCGCCCGGTCCTGGAGGCCTTCGCCAAGGACCCGAACGCCGCCAAGTCCTCCGCCCGCGTCAAGGCGGTCTCCTTCACCTCAGCCACGCAGGCGGACGTCACCTACGACGTGCTCGTCGGCGCCCGGCCCGCACTGCCCGACTCCAAGGGCACCGCCGTCCTCCAGGACGACACGTGGAAGGTCTCCCGCAACACCCTCTGCGCGCTGGTGAAGCTCAGCGGCGATGCGGCCGTCCCGGGCTGCTGACCCGCTCCTCCGGGCGGCGCTCGCGCTCCTCGTCACGCTGAGCGCCGCCTGCGGAAGCCGCCTGCCCGAGCGGGACTCCGCCTCCCCGCCCGCCGCCACACCGGAGGGCGGACCGCCGATCCGCGTCGGCGTCATCACCAGCGCCACCAGCCCCGTCGGCGGCGACGCGTTCACCGGCCCGCGCGACGGGGCGCTCGCCTACTTCGCGGCGCTCAACGCGCGCGGCGGCGTCGACGGCCGCCGTGTCGAGCCGGTCACGTGCGACGACGGCGGCAGCGGCGTCGGCAACCACACCTGCGTCACCGAACTCGTCGAGGAGCGGAAGGTGTTCGCCCTCGTCGCCACCACCGCCCTCGACTACGCGGCCGCGTCCCGCGTCTCGCGCGCGGGCGTCCCCGACATCGGCGGCCAGCCCATCGGCCCCGCCTACGACACGTACCCGCACCTGTACGGAATCTACGGCAGCTCCGCGCCCCGCACCGGAGGCCGCCCCGGCTGGAACGGCGTCCTCTACGGCGGCACCGAGGTCTACCGCTACTTCAAGCGGGCCCACGGCGCCCGCACCGCCGCCGTCGTCTCCTACAACCAGCCGTCCTCAGCCGCCTACGCCCGCCTCGTGACCCGCGGCCTCGAAGCGGAGGGGTACCGGGTCGTCACCGAACAGGTCGACTTCGCCCTGCCCAACTTCCGCGCGGTCGCCGCCGATCTGCGCGCCCAGCGGCCCGACCTGGTCCTCGACGCCCTCGACAGCCACGGCAACGCCCGGCTGTGCGAGGCGATGGACGCGGTCGGCGCGATCCCCGTCGCGAAGGTCACCAACGTCCAGAACTGGAACTCCGCCGTCCCCGACGCGTACGCCAAGGCCCCGCGCTGCCGCAACGCCCTGTGGGCGACCGGCGCCAGCCGCAGCCACGACGACACCTCCCACCCCGCCGTACGGGAGTTCCGCGCCGCCATGGACGCCCACGCCAAGGGCGTGACCCTCCGCTCCCAGTGGCAGCTGGAGGGCTGGGCGGCCGCCATGTGGTTCACCGACGCGGCCCGCGCCTGCCTCGCCGCCGGGCCGCGCGGCCTCACCCGCGCCTGTGTCGAGCGGTACCTGACGCGCCGTGAGCCGTACACCGCGCGCGGTCTGCTGCTCCCCGTACGGTTCGAACGCCTCGCCCGGCCGCCCCGCACCCGCCGCACCTGCCTGTCCGTCGCCCGCTGGCGGGACGGCGAAGGCTGGGTCTCCCAGGGCGACATGAACGACAACTGCGCCACCGTCCCCCAGCTCGGCTACCGCCCGTGATGGCCAAGTACAGTCCACCCTTGACGACCTATCGACCTGGGGGACCCGGCCACGCGATGCACATCTCCTTCCTGCTCCACAACGCGTACGGCATCGGCGGCACCATCCGCACGACCTTCAACCTCGCCGAGGCGCTCGCCGCCCGCCACGACGTGGAGATCGTGTCCGTCTTCCGCCACCGCGACGAGCCGACCCTCGGCACGCCCGCGGGCGTGACCATGAAGCACCTCGTGGACCTGCGCAAGCACAGCCCCGGCTACGACGGCGACCACCCCGACTACCGGCGGCCCGCCAAGGTCTTCCCGCGCGGCGACGGCCGCTGGAAGCAGTACAGCCGCCTCACCGACGCGAGGATCGCCGCGCACCTGAGGACCCTGGAGGCGGACGTCGTCGTCGGCACCCGCCCCGGCCTCAACGTGCACATCGCCCGGCAGACCCGCCGCGGCCCCGTCCGCGTCGGTCAGGAACACCTCACCCTCGACAGCCACGGCTACCGGCTGCGCCGCGAGATCGGCTTCCGCTACCCGCTGCTCGACGCCGTCACCACCGTCACCGAGGCCGACGCCCGCTCGTACCGCACCAGGCTGAGACTGCCCGGCGTCCGCATCGACGCCGTCCCCAACAGCGTCCCCGCGCCGAGCGTCGAACCGGCCGACTCCACCGCCAAGTGGGTCGTCGCCGCGGGCCGGCTCACCAAGGTCAAGCGGTACGACCTGCTGGTCGAGGCGTTCGCGAAGGTCGTCACCGCCCGCCCCGACTGGCGGCTGCGGATCTACGGCTCCGGCGACGCCACCGGCAACGAGAAGAGCGCCCTGCGCGCCCTGATCGAGCGGCACGGACTGCACAACCACGTCTACCTCATGGGCCCCGCCAACCCCCTCGAACCGGAGTGGGTCAAGGGCTCCATCGCCGCCGTCACCTCCCGCCTGGAGTCCTTCGGCATGACCATCGTCGAGGCGATGCGCTGCGGCCTGCCCGTCGTCTCCACCGACTGCCCGCACGGCCCGCGCGAGATCATCGAGGACGGCGTGGACGGCAGGCTCGTCCCGGTCGGCGACGCCGACGCCGTCGCGGAGGCGCTGCTCGCCCTCATCGAGGACGACGACCTGCGCCGCCGCTACGGGCGGGCCGCGCTGGAGGCGTCGAGCCGCTTCGACCCCGTACGCATCGCGGAGCGGCACGAGGCGCTCTGGGCCGAACTGGTCGCCCGTGGCCCGGGCGCGGCCTCGCGCGGCCGGGGCCGGGACGCGCTGCACCGGGCGCGCGGAGCGGTGCTCGACCTCGCGTTCACCGCCCGCTACAAGGCCGCCGACATCCTGCGGAAGGGGAAGCCCGCATGACCGGGACCACGGGCACGGCCCGGCACCACGCCCCGCGCGCCCACTGCGTGGCGGACTCGGCGGGCGGGCTCACCTTCGACATGGCGGGCCATGAACCGGGCGGCCCGGTGGAGCCCGTCCTGCTGCTGAGCCGACGCGGCGCCGACCCCGCCGACGAGGTCGGGCTGCCGCTCACCCCGGCCGGGGACGGCCGCTCCCGCGCGGTCCTGCCGAGCACCGTCGAACTGGCCGAGGGCCACTGGGACGTGTCCGTCGCGGGCCGGCCGGTGGAGCCGGGGATCCGCGACGTGCGGGCCCTGGTGGACCGCGTCCCCGAGGCGTCCGGGCCGGTCTGTGCCCGCGTCCCGTACCCCACGCCGGACGGGCGGCTCGCCGTGCGCAGCTGGCTGCGCCCCCGGCACGCCGAGGCCGGCGACCTGGCCTTCGGGGACGGCGGCTGCACGGTCGAGGTCCGGCTGTACGGCGCCGAGCCGGGCGAGGGCGCGGTGGCCGAGGCGCGGTGGGGCCCCCAGGCGCACCAGGTGCCGGTGGTCGGCGGCGAGGGCGGCGCGTTCGCCTTCACGCTGCCGTACGGGACGCTCGCCGAGCCTCCGCCGGACAAGCAGCGGATGTGGCAGCTGTGGCTGCGGCCCTCCGCCGGTGCCGAACCGGTGCGGATCGCCCGGGTCCTGGACGACCTGTGGGACCGCAGGGGCGTCTTCGTGTACCCGGAGACCGAGGGCGACGGGTTCCGCGCGGCGCCCTGCTACAGCGCCGACAACGAGCTCTGCGTCAGGGTCGTCCCGGTCCCGTAGCGGCTCTTCGCCGGACGCCGTCGCGGAAGCGGACCGTTCCTGTCCGCGACGGCTGGCAGACTCGCGCCCATGTTGGAGACCTCGGCACGACTGCTGCGTCTGCTGTCCCTGCTCCAGGCCCACCGGGACTGGTCCGGCGCCGCCCTCGCGGAGCGGCTCGGCGTCACCCCGCGCACGGTACGCCGCGACGTGGACCGGCTGCGGGAGCTCGGCTACCCGGTGCACGCCACCCCCGGCACGGGCGGCGGCTACCAGCTCGGGGCGGGCGCCCAGCTCCCGCCGCTGCTGCTGGACGACGAGGAGGCCGTCGCCGTCGCCGTGGGGCTGCGCACCGCGGCCGGGCGCGGCGTGGCGGGCATCGGCGAGACGTCCCTGCGCGCCCTGGCCAAACTGGACCAGGTGCTGCCCGCGCGGCTGCGGCGCCGGGTGAGCGCGCTGACCTCGTACACCGTGCCGGCCATGCGCGTCCCGTCGGAGGACCAGCAGGCGGACGCGGCGGTCCTCACGGAGCTGGCGGGCGCCTGCCGGGACAGTGAGCGGCTGCGCTTCGCGTACCGGGACCACAACGGCGCGAGCAGCCGCCGTACGGTCGAGCCGCACCGGCTCGTGTGCACCGAGCGCCGCTGGTACCTGGTGGCCTGGGACGTGGACCGGGACGACTGGCGGACGTTCCGCGTGGACCGGATCACCCCGACCCCGC
This genomic window from Streptomyces thermolilacinus SPC6 contains:
- a CDS encoding helix-turn-helix transcriptional regulator, with product MLETSARLLRLLSLLQAHRDWSGAALAERLGVTPRTVRRDVDRLRELGYPVHATPGTGGGYQLGAGAQLPPLLLDDEEAVAVAVGLRTAAGRGVAGIGETSLRALAKLDQVLPARLRRRVSALTSYTVPAMRVPSEDQQADAAVLTELAGACRDSERLRFAYRDHNGASSRRTVEPHRLVCTERRWYLVAWDVDRDDWRTFRVDRITPTPPHGPRFEPRTPPAEDLAAYVSRGVSTAAYAERAVIRLHTSAQDAAQVVGVFGGVVEAEGDTTCLLRTGAPTLDVLVVHLMLLGLEFEVVEPGELVGHLSSVRDRLNRALDRSAARQGPTGRPAPDAGRSRSADGAGRTRGTPTG
- a CDS encoding glycosyltransferase family 4 protein, which translates into the protein MHISFLLHNAYGIGGTIRTTFNLAEALAARHDVEIVSVFRHRDEPTLGTPAGVTMKHLVDLRKHSPGYDGDHPDYRRPAKVFPRGDGRWKQYSRLTDARIAAHLRTLEADVVVGTRPGLNVHIARQTRRGPVRVGQEHLTLDSHGYRLRREIGFRYPLLDAVTTVTEADARSYRTRLRLPGVRIDAVPNSVPAPSVEPADSTAKWVVAAGRLTKVKRYDLLVEAFAKVVTARPDWRLRIYGSGDATGNEKSALRALIERHGLHNHVYLMGPANPLEPEWVKGSIAAVTSRLESFGMTIVEAMRCGLPVVSTDCPHGPREIIEDGVDGRLVPVGDADAVAEALLALIEDDDLRRRYGRAALEASSRFDPVRIAERHEALWAELVARGPGAASRGRGRDALHRARGAVLDLAFTARYKAADILRKGKPA
- a CDS encoding ABC transporter substrate-binding protein translates to MRPSRAADPLLRAALALLVTLSAACGSRLPERDSASPPAATPEGGPPIRVGVITSATSPVGGDAFTGPRDGALAYFAALNARGGVDGRRVEPVTCDDGGSGVGNHTCVTELVEERKVFALVATTALDYAAASRVSRAGVPDIGGQPIGPAYDTYPHLYGIYGSSAPRTGGRPGWNGVLYGGTEVYRYFKRAHGARTAAVVSYNQPSSAAYARLVTRGLEAEGYRVVTEQVDFALPNFRAVAADLRAQRPDLVLDALDSHGNARLCEAMDAVGAIPVAKVTNVQNWNSAVPDAYAKAPRCRNALWATGASRSHDDTSHPAVREFRAAMDAHAKGVTLRSQWQLEGWAAAMWFTDAARACLAAGPRGLTRACVERYLTRREPYTARGLLLPVRFERLARPPRTRRTCLSVARWRDGEGWVSQGDMNDNCATVPQLGYRP